DNA sequence from the Candidatus Stygibacter australis genome:
ATCTGTTCCCTGCATTTCCAGAACTTCTCCACTCTTCATTTTCTTCATCACTTTACTTAATTTGATGATGGGCATTGGACATGAAAGACCCTTACAATCTAATTTTTCGTTCACTTCCATTTTTCCTCCTGTGGTTTTTTTTATATACTCTAACTATTTAGTAGTTCCGGTTTTTTGACAGCCATATTTTACATTTGGCATTGTTACCCGGTTTTAATTTTTATCGTTTTCTCTAATTGTCTAAAATGAAAATGTAAGGTCTGATCCCATGGCTTCGGCTACAAAGGTAGTGGCTCCCACTATCTGAGTCCCCTCTATTAAGTCCTCTTCTTTTAAATTGTGTACTCCAAATCCTAATTCACAAATCAGGATTCTGGCATCAAGCATCATCAATCCCTCAAACATCTCTACCAGATTGGGAAGATTTACTGCCTTTTCATCTAATTTTGCAAATGCACCCTTTACGAAGGCCGGAAGGGCTGATGGTAATACAAATAATATCACATCATCTCCACTTGCTGCCGCCGATACGCCTATTGTTACTGCGGGATAAAGGTTTTTTACATCTGATCCATTTAACGTGATCGAAACTTTGCCCATAATACTCTCCTTATTTCATTTTTTAATGTTTCAGGAATTGTGTTTAGTAAATCTGGTGTCAAGTATTAAATTTCACTCAAATGAAATGCTATACACGATCATTTACTATACTACCTGATATTGTATTATTAATCATTATGGTGAATTTATTCTTAAATCCACTTAATCCATTATTTTAGCTAATTTGACTGACAGAAATTGAAATAAACTATTTGTTTGAGCTTCCTATTTCACACTTGACAGAATTGCGGTTCATTTTTTTTGTTATTGTGATTAATGTAAAAAGCAGGAGTTGGTTTGGAAATTAAGAAAAGAAAAGAGTGGGAAAAGCGCTCAAAACAAAACAGGATTATTGATCTTGCTGAAGAATTGTTCAACGAAAATGGATATGAAGCTACTACTCTGGATATCATTGCCAATAATGTTGGCTATAGTAAAAGAAATTTATATCAGTATTTTACCGAT
Encoded proteins:
- a CDS encoding sulfurtransferase TusA family protein; this translates as MEVNEKLDCKGLSCPMPIIKLSKVMKKMKSGEVLEMQGTDPGSKTDVPAWCNKTGNEFLEQKEADGAFIFYIKKA
- a CDS encoding DsrE/DsrF/DrsH-like family protein: MGKVSITLNGSDVKNLYPAVTIGVSAAASGDDVILFVLPSALPAFVKGAFAKLDEKAVNLPNLVEMFEGLMMLDARILICELGFGVHNLKEEDLIEGTQIVGATTFVAEAMGSDLTFSF